One Chaetodon auriga isolate fChaAug3 chromosome 14, fChaAug3.hap1, whole genome shotgun sequence genomic window carries:
- the LOC143332053 gene encoding serine protease HTRA2, mitochondrial-like isoform X2, whose translation MAATPLNRCFLSALRTHARCQSRGLNSLAERTVSRVSEGHTSLGRGPTVEWDRKGGRDNSSSPLLKSVSVALGLCGAALLDGQKEDEAKDRRVSISGRCLQFILPSAQCAAPFKPDSPRYKYNFIADVVEKSTPAVVYIEIVGRHPFSGREVPVSNGSGFIISSDGLIVTNAHVVANKRGVRVKLTNGDMYNATVQHVDPVADIATIKITARNPLPTLTLGRSSDVRQGEFVVAMGSPFSLRNTITSGIVSSVQRGSKELGLSNSNMEYIQTDAAIDFGNSGGPLINLDGEVIGINTMKVTAGISFAIPSDRLRVFIDQAAKKKNSWFGESETKRRYIGVMMLTLTPSIIAELKLRDPSFPDVTHGILIHKVIMGSPANRAGMLPGDVVVEINGVKVNTSEEIYQAVRSSDQITMVVQRGRELIQLQMTPEYTE comes from the exons ATGGCAGCAACTCCTCTCAatagatgttttctctctgcgcTGAGGACACATGCTCGGTGTCAGAGCCGCGGACTAAACTCTTTAGCAGAGAGGACAGTCAGCCGGGTGTC AGAAGGACACACGAGCCTGGGCAGGGGACCCACGGTGGAGTGGGACAGGAAAGGTGGTCGGGACAACAGCAGCTCCCCCCTGCTCAAGTCAGTGTCGGTGGCTTTGGGACTCTGTGGTGCGGCGCTTCTGGACGGTCAAAAAGAGGATGAAGCAAAGGACAGAAGAGTGTCGATATCCGGGCGGTGTCTGCAGTTCATTCTGCCGTCAGCTCAGTGTGCTGCTCCCTTTAAACCCGACAGCCCTCGGTATAAATACAACTTTATTGCAGATGTGGTCGAGAAGTCCACCCCAGCTGTCGTCTATATTGAAATCGTGGGCAG GCACCCATTTTCAGGGAGAGAAGTCCCAGTGTCAAACGGCTCTGGTTTCATTATTAGCAGTGATGGTCTCATCGTCACCAATGCTCATGTTGTGGCCAACAAGAGAGGCGTCCGAGTGAAGCTCACCAATGGAGATATGTACAATGCCACGGTGCAACACGTTGATCCCGTGGCGGACATCGCCACCATCAAAATCACTGCGAGG AATCCTTTACCCACGCTCACCCTCGGCCGGTCGTCTGATGTTCGACAAGGGGAGTTTGTGGTGGCCATGGGAAGCCCGTTTTCTTTACGGAATACAATCACGTCAGGAATCGTCAGCTCGGTGCAGAGAGGCAGTAAGGAGCTGGGCCTGTCCAACTCCAACATGGAGTACATCCAGACCGACGCAGCTATTGAT tttggaAATTCCGGAGGTCCTCTGATTAACTTG GACGGTGAAGTCATCGGTATAAACACCATGAAGGTCACTGCAGGGATCTCCTTTGCTATTCCATCCGATCGCCTCAGGGTTTTCATTGATCaagcagcaaaaaagaaaa ACTCTTGGTTCGGTGAGTCAGAGACGAAGCGGCGGTACATTGGCGTAATGATGCTGACGCTAACGCCGAG CATCATCgcagagctgaagctgagaGACCCATCCTTCCCAGACGTGACACACGGCATCCTGATTCACAAAGTGATCATGGGCTCGCCGGCTAACAG AGCTGGTATGCTACCAGGAGACGTCGTGGTGGAGATAAACGGGGTGAAGGTGAACACCTCTGAGGAGATCTACCAAGCCGTCCGCAGCAGCGACCAAATCACCATGGTGGTGCAGAGAGGCCGCGAGCTGATTCAGCTTCAAATGACTCCGGAGTACACAGAATGA
- the hif1aa gene encoding hypoxia inducible factor 1 subunit alpha a, translating to MDTGIVPEKKRVSSERRKEKSRDAARCRRGKESEVFYQLAQELPLPHSVSSSLDKASIMRLTISYLRMRKLLNNAPLDEPVAEEETDLDIQLNSSYLKALEGFLMVLSEDGDMIYLSENINKCLGLAQFDLTGHSVFDFIHPCDHEELREMLVHRTGSKKAKEPNTERSFFLRMKCTLTSRGRTVNVKSATWKVLHCSGHIRVYDSHTEQTPNGRKEPPVPYLVLICDPIPHPSNIEVPLDTKTFLSRHTMDMKFTYCDERITELMGYDPEDLLNRSVYEYYHAQDSDHLTKTHHNLFAKGQVCTGQYRMLAKRGGFVWVETQATVIYNNKNSQPQCVVCVNFVLSGIQDEKLILSLEQTEDVKPVKEELQQEEEKAAVESGQPTALPKEEVEEKGPEVDVIKLFTQAVEAQPLVSLYDQLKEEPEALTLLAPAAGDTIISLDFSCPDSEIQLLKDVPLYNDVMLPSTSDKLALPLSPLPPSEPLHVTTTTSEDVKAESYAPAPSSTPASSSGADSSLDFCFPMDSDMSSDFKLDLVEKLFAIDTEPKTPFTTHAMEDLDLEMLAPYIPMDDDFQLRSLPPDEPLSCGPVKPLQSSPVQVTQDIHSYPSSPFSSPGSRTASPAPPEPVKAPHLATILAKRTTQPDKEVSLRTLAAQNTQRKRKLGDIKEMIGQGTVRQEQLEQGKKLKASESGTTRTILVLPSDLASRLLGSTSEGTSALLTLPQLTRDDCEVNAPLQGRQYLLQGEELLRALDHVN from the exons ATGGACACAGGAATTGTACCAGAAAAGAAAAG GGTGAGCTCGGAGCGTAGGAAGGAGAAGTCGAGGGATGCGGCGCGATGCCGGCGTGGGAAGGAGTCGGAGGTGTTCTACCAGCTGGCCCAGGAGCTGCCCCTGCCCCACAGTGTCAGCTCCAGCCTGGACAAGGCCTCCATAATGAGGCTCACCATCAGCTACCTGCGGATGAGGAAGCTGCTCAACAATG CTCCTCTAGATGAGCCAgtggcagaggaggaaaccGATCTGGATATCCAACTCAACAGCTCCTATCTAAAGGCACTGGAGGGCTTTCTCATGGTGTTGTCTGAAGACGGAGATATGATCTATCTCTCCGAGAATATCAACAAGTGCCTCGGGCTGGCACAG TTTGACTTGACtggacacagtgtgtttgacttcaTACATCCCTGTGACCACGAGGAGCTGAGGGAGATGCTGGTCCACAGAACAG GCTCCAAAAAGGCCAAGGAACCAAACACAGAGCGCAGCTTCTTCCTCCGAATGAAGTGCACTCTCACAAGCAGGGGACGCACTGTCAACGTCAAGTCAGCCACATGGAAG gtgcTCCACTGCTCAGGTCATATCCGTGTGTATGACAGCCACACTGAACAGACTCCCAACGGCCGAAAGGAGCCACCTGTCCCCTACCTGGTTTTGATCTGTGACCCCATCCCACACCCCTCCAACATTGAGGTCCCTCTGGACACCAAGACCTTTCTCAGCCGCCACACAATGGACATGAAGTTCACGTATTGTGATGAGAG gATCACTGAGCTCATGGGTTATGATCCAGAGGACCTGCTGAATCGTTCTGTGTATGAGTACTATCATGCGCAGGACTCAGACCATCTCACCAAGACTCACCACAACT TGTTCGCAAAGGGCCAGGTCTGCACAGGCCAATACCGGATGCTGGCCAAGAGGGGAGGTTTTGTGTGGGTGGAAACCCAAGCCACTGTCATCTACAACAACAAGAACTCCCAGCCACAGTGTGTCGTCTGTGTCAACTTTGTGCTCAG TGGCATCCAGGACGAGAAGCTGATCCTGTCTCTGGAGCAGACCGAGGATGTCAAGCCAGtgaaggaggagctgcagcaggaggaagaaaaggctgCCGTCGAGAGCGGTCAGCCCACAGCCCTGCcgaaggaggaggtggaggagaagggcCCGGAGGTGGATGTCATCAAACTGTTCACTCAGGCGGTAGAGGCCCAACCGCTGGTTAGCCTGTACGaccagctgaaggaggagcCCGAGGCTCTCACCCTGCTGGCCCCAGCTGCCGGGGACACCATCATCTCCCTGGACTTCAGCTGCCCTG ATTCAGAGATCCAGCTGCTGAAGGATGTCCCTCTCTACAATGATGTGATGCTTCCCTCCACCAGTGACAAGCTCGCTCTGCCTCTGTCCCCTCTGCCGCCCAGCGAGCCTCTCCacgtcaccaccaccacctctgaGGATGTAAAAGCTGAAAGCTATGCTCCAGCCCCGTCCTCTACACCAGCCAGCTCCTCAGGG GCTGACAGTTCGCTGGACTTCTGTTTCCCCATGGACTCAGACATGAGCTCAGACTTCAAACTCGACTTGGTGGAGAAGCTGTTTGCCATTGATACAGAGCCCAAGACCCCCTTCACCACACAT GCAATGGAAGACTTAGATCTGGAGATGTTGGCTCCCTACATCCCCATGGACGATGATTTCCAGCTGCGCAGTCTGCCCCCAGACGAGCCTCTATCTTGTGGACCAGTCAAACCCCTTCAGAGTTCTCCAGTCCAGGTCACACAGGACATCCACAGCTATCCCAGCTCCCCATTCAGCTCACCGGGCAGTCGCACGGCTTCCCCAGCACCACCCGAGCCAGTAAAAGCCCCCCATCTCGCCACCATCCTTGCTAAGAG gacCACACAGCCGGACAAGGAAGTCTCGCTCAGGACCCTGGCAGCTCAGAACACACAGCGCAAAAGAAAACTGGGTGACATAAAAGAGATGATTGGACAG GGAACTGTGCGCCAGGAACAACTGGAGCAGGGCAAGAAACTGAAGGCCTCAGAGTCGGGAACAACCAGGACCATActtgtgctgccttcag ATTTGGCGAGCCGTCTGCTGGGCAGCACGTCAGAGGGCACCAGCGCCCTCCTCACCCTGCCACAGCTCACCCGCGACGACTGCGAGGTCAACGCCCCCTTACAGGGTCGTCAGTACCTGCTGCAGGGCGAGGAGCTGCTGCGCGCTCTGGACCACGTCAACTGA
- the LOC143332053 gene encoding serine protease HTRA2, mitochondrial-like isoform X1 — MAATPLNRCFLSALRTHARCQSRGLNSLAERTVSRVSSAVICHHRGTEGHTSLGRGPTVEWDRKGGRDNSSSPLLKSVSVALGLCGAALLDGQKEDEAKDRRVSISGRCLQFILPSAQCAAPFKPDSPRYKYNFIADVVEKSTPAVVYIEIVGRHPFSGREVPVSNGSGFIISSDGLIVTNAHVVANKRGVRVKLTNGDMYNATVQHVDPVADIATIKITARNPLPTLTLGRSSDVRQGEFVVAMGSPFSLRNTITSGIVSSVQRGSKELGLSNSNMEYIQTDAAIDFGNSGGPLINLDGEVIGINTMKVTAGISFAIPSDRLRVFIDQAAKKKNSWFGESETKRRYIGVMMLTLTPSIIAELKLRDPSFPDVTHGILIHKVIMGSPANRAGMLPGDVVVEINGVKVNTSEEIYQAVRSSDQITMVVQRGRELIQLQMTPEYTE, encoded by the exons ATGGCAGCAACTCCTCTCAatagatgttttctctctgcgcTGAGGACACATGCTCGGTGTCAGAGCCGCGGACTAAACTCTTTAGCAGAGAGGACAGTCAGCCGGGTGTCCTCTGCGGTGATATGTCACCACAGGGGGACAGAAGGACACACGAGCCTGGGCAGGGGACCCACGGTGGAGTGGGACAGGAAAGGTGGTCGGGACAACAGCAGCTCCCCCCTGCTCAAGTCAGTGTCGGTGGCTTTGGGACTCTGTGGTGCGGCGCTTCTGGACGGTCAAAAAGAGGATGAAGCAAAGGACAGAAGAGTGTCGATATCCGGGCGGTGTCTGCAGTTCATTCTGCCGTCAGCTCAGTGTGCTGCTCCCTTTAAACCCGACAGCCCTCGGTATAAATACAACTTTATTGCAGATGTGGTCGAGAAGTCCACCCCAGCTGTCGTCTATATTGAAATCGTGGGCAG GCACCCATTTTCAGGGAGAGAAGTCCCAGTGTCAAACGGCTCTGGTTTCATTATTAGCAGTGATGGTCTCATCGTCACCAATGCTCATGTTGTGGCCAACAAGAGAGGCGTCCGAGTGAAGCTCACCAATGGAGATATGTACAATGCCACGGTGCAACACGTTGATCCCGTGGCGGACATCGCCACCATCAAAATCACTGCGAGG AATCCTTTACCCACGCTCACCCTCGGCCGGTCGTCTGATGTTCGACAAGGGGAGTTTGTGGTGGCCATGGGAAGCCCGTTTTCTTTACGGAATACAATCACGTCAGGAATCGTCAGCTCGGTGCAGAGAGGCAGTAAGGAGCTGGGCCTGTCCAACTCCAACATGGAGTACATCCAGACCGACGCAGCTATTGAT tttggaAATTCCGGAGGTCCTCTGATTAACTTG GACGGTGAAGTCATCGGTATAAACACCATGAAGGTCACTGCAGGGATCTCCTTTGCTATTCCATCCGATCGCCTCAGGGTTTTCATTGATCaagcagcaaaaaagaaaa ACTCTTGGTTCGGTGAGTCAGAGACGAAGCGGCGGTACATTGGCGTAATGATGCTGACGCTAACGCCGAG CATCATCgcagagctgaagctgagaGACCCATCCTTCCCAGACGTGACACACGGCATCCTGATTCACAAAGTGATCATGGGCTCGCCGGCTAACAG AGCTGGTATGCTACCAGGAGACGTCGTGGTGGAGATAAACGGGGTGAAGGTGAACACCTCTGAGGAGATCTACCAAGCCGTCCGCAGCAGCGACCAAATCACCATGGTGGTGCAGAGAGGCCGCGAGCTGATTCAGCTTCAAATGACTCCGGAGTACACAGAATGA
- the prkcha gene encoding protein kinase C eta type, with product MKFNGYLKLRIGEAVGLKPTTFSLRHSVIFNKAPPALDPYIVVKVDDYKIGQTLTKQKTNSPTYNEEFCLNVNDGKQIEMAVFHDTPIGYDDFVANCIVQFEDLIKTSNTGDTFEGWMDLEPEGKVYIHIALTGSFVDDDAIVKEKTYKEFTRKRQGAVRRRIHQVNGHKFMSTFLRQPTFCFHCKEFIWGVFGKQGYQCQVCTCVVHKRCHQQVVTVCPRMKKPAKEQPINQGFSINVPHKFNIHNYKSPTFCDHCGSLLWGIVKQGLHCKICKMNVHIRCRGNVAPSCGVNSVELANTLAEMGLQAGGISKRNSVAKSASQMRAPSERKECTESQQQTPQLGISDFTFLQVLGKGSFGKVMLAKLNEKDRVFAVKVLKKDIILQDDDVECTMTEKRVLSLARCHPYLTQLYCCFQTPDRLFFVMEFVNGGDLMFHIQKSRKFEEPRARFYTAEITSALMFLHSKGIIYRDLKLDNVLLDKDGHCKLADFGMCKEGIFEGAATGTFCGTPDYIAPEILQEMLYGPSVDWWALGVLLYEMLSGHAPFEAENEDDLFESILNEEIVYASWLSTEAVNILKAFLTKNPARRLGCVASEGGENAVTSHTFFAGIDWEKLNRRELEPPFKPRIKTPEDVNNFDPDFTQEEPTLTPIDDPLIPSINQEEFRNFSFTSPELLEISESPY from the exons ATGAAGTTTAACGGTTATCTGAAGCTCCGGATCGGTGAGGCGGTGGGCCTCAAACCCACCACCTTCTCCCTCCGCCACTCTGTCATCTTCAACAAAGCCCCCCCGGCCCTGGACCCCTACATCGTGGTGAAGGTGGACGACTACAAAATTGGACAAACTCTCACCAAACAGAAAACCAACTCGCCGACGTACAACGAGGAGTTCTGCCTCAACGTGAACGACGGGAAACAGATCGAGATGGCCGTTTTCCACGACACTCCCATCGGATATGATGACTTTGTGGCCAACTGCATCGTCCAGTTTGAGGACCTCATCAAAACCTCCAACACAGGAGATACTTTCGAGGGATGG atggACTTGGAGCCAGAAGGCAAGGTTTACATCCATATTGCACTCACTGGATCCTTTGTTGATG ATGACGCAATAGTGAAAGAGAAGACCTACAAGGAGTTCACAAGGAAGCGACAAGGAGCCGTGAGACGGAGGATCCACCAGGTCAACGGACACAAGTTCATGTCCACTTTCCTCCGTCAACCCaccttctgttttcattgcaaAGAGTTCATCTG GGGTGTTTTTGGAAAGCAGGGCTACCAGTGCCAAG TGTGTACCTGCGTGGTTCACAAACGATGCCACCAGCAGGTCGTCACAGTGTGTCCACGCATGAAGAAGCCAGCAAAAGAACAG CCCATTAATCAAGGCTTCAGCATCAACGTCCCTCACAAGTTCAACATCCACAACTACAAGTCGCCCACCTTCTGTGACCACTGTGGCTCACTGCTGTGGGGAATAGTCAAGCAGGGGCTGCACTGTAAAA TCTGTAAAATGAATGTTCACATCCGCTGCAGAGGCAACGTCGCTCCCAGCTGTGGGGTCAACAGTGTGGAACTGGCCAATACGCTTGCAGAGATGGGTCTACAGGCTGGAGGAATCTCTAAACGCAACTCAGTG gCCAAAAGTGCAAGTCAGATGAGGGCACCTTCTGAAAGGAAGGAGTGTACGGAAAGTCAGCAGCAGACCCCTCAGTTGGGCATCTCAGACTTCACATTCCTTCAAGTTCTTGGCAAGGGCAGCTTTGGCAAG gtgatGCTGGCgaaactaaatgaaaaagaTCGGGTTTTTGCAGTCAAGGTGTTGAAGAAGGACATCATTTTGCAGGATGACGATGTGGAGTGTACCATGACGGAAAAGAGGGTGCTGTCACTGGCCCGTTGCCACCCGTACCTTACACAGTTGTACTGCTGCTTCCAGACACCG GACCGTCTTTTCTTTGTGATGGAGTTTGTGAATGGTGGCGATCTCATGTTCCACATCCAGAAGTCCAGGAAGTTTGAAGAGCCTAGAGCACGTTTCTACACAGCAGAGATCACCTCCGCTCTCATGTTCCTGCACAGCAAAGGCATCATATACAG gGATCTAAAGTTGGACAATGTTCTTCTTGACAAAGACGGTCACTGTAAGCTGGCAGACTTTGGCATGTGCAAAGAAGGCATATTTGAAGGCGCGGCCACGGGAACTTTCTGTGGGACACCAGATTACATTGCTCCCGAG ATCCTGCAGGAGATGCTGTATGGGCCCTCTGTTGATTGGTGGGCCCTCGGAGTGCTGCTGTATGAGATGTTGTCAGGACATGCCCCCTTTGAGGCCGAAAATGAAGATGACCTCTTTGAGTCCATCCTCAATGAAGAGATTGTTTATGCGTCTTGGCTCAGCACAGAAGCAGTGAACATACTCAAAGCT TTCTTGACCAAAAACCCGGCCCGGCGTCTGGGCTGTGTGGCTTCAGAGGGCGGAGAGAACGCTGTGACCAGCCACACCTTCTTCGCTGGCATCGATTGGGAGAAGCTGAATCGTAGAGAATTGGAGCCACCTTTCAAGCCCAGGATC AAAACACCAGAGGACGTCAACAACTTCGACCCAGATTTTACTCAGGAGGAGCCCACCCTCACGCCCATCGATGACCCTCTGATCCCTTCCATCAACCAGGAGGAGTTTCGTAACTTCTCTTTCACTTCACCTGAACTGCTGGAGATCTCAGAGTCTCCTTATTGA